A window of the Pedobacter frigiditerrae genome harbors these coding sequences:
- the ribH gene encoding 6,7-dimethyl-8-ribityllumazine synthase — protein sequence MASHLKNLSDFSHTTIPGGANFKIAIVVAEWNAKITGALYQGAYDTLIKHGVDKKNIISMAVPGSFELTGAAEILLTKKKKLDAVICLGCVIQGDTKHFDFICEAVANGITNVGIKHSKPVIFGVLTTNDEQQAIDRAGGKHGNKGDEAAITALKMAHFSATI from the coding sequence ATGGCTTCACATCTTAAAAATCTATCAGATTTTTCTCATACCACCATTCCGGGCGGTGCAAATTTTAAAATTGCTATAGTTGTAGCAGAATGGAATGCAAAAATTACTGGTGCACTGTATCAAGGTGCTTATGATACTTTAATTAAGCATGGTGTTGATAAAAAGAATATCATTTCTATGGCAGTACCAGGAAGCTTTGAGTTAACAGGAGCTGCAGAAATCTTATTAACCAAAAAGAAAAAGTTAGATGCAGTTATTTGTTTGGGTTGCGTGATACAAGGAGACACTAAACATTTTGATTTTATTTGTGAAGCTGTAGCTAATGGAATTACAAATGTTGGTATTAAACACAGTAAGCCAGTTATCTTTGGAGTTTTAACTACTAATGATGAGCAACAAGCTATAGATAGGGCTGGTGGCAAACATGGAAATAAGGGAGATGAGGCGGCAATAACTGCTTTAAAAATGGCCCATTTTTCTGCAACAATTTAA
- the ytxJ gene encoding bacillithiol system redox-active protein YtxJ: MQWISLNDLEQVNTIKNTNGYSVIFKHSTRCSISLMAKRNFELDWEAIPADTQLYFLDLISHRDVSAAIAETFQVHHESPQTLLIKDGECILDSSHSDISAEEIAESITA; this comes from the coding sequence ATGCAGTGGATAAGTCTTAATGACCTTGAACAGGTTAATACCATTAAAAATACTAATGGGTACAGTGTTATTTTTAAGCACAGTACCCGTTGTTCAATTAGCTTAATGGCGAAAAGAAATTTCGAATTAGACTGGGAAGCCATCCCAGCAGATACACAACTTTACTTTTTAGATTTGATTAGTCATCGAGATGTTTCTGCAGCAATTGCCGAAACTTTTCAGGTTCATCATGAATCGCCACAAACGCTATTAATTAAAGATGGTGAATGCATTTTAGATTCGTCGCATAGTGATATTTCTGCAGAAGAAATTGCGGAATCTATAACAGCATAA
- a CDS encoding TonB family protein has translation MSFKKNALVFFISVVAYNYGFAQKIGDTVTTLTDTINIYGKVIDEKGEALVGANIISRTVDEKYNNRTAKTDINGFFFLKGIKPIDTLIFYYGIDDKIIINKGSRYLLVKIVSQTRTYKVGEELSISAKKQSSNPKLLIKRIVKEPTSYFDGVYSPIPALYNHGMNKLYQFLNNAMVYPKAAIENNIEGVVEVEFTIDEDGSAKDFLIIRDIGYGCSVEVVRVLKTMKKWIPAMNEGKYYPQRISLEIPFKLIK, from the coding sequence ATGTCATTCAAAAAAAATGCTTTAGTTTTTTTTATTTCTGTTGTTGCCTATAATTATGGCTTTGCTCAAAAAATAGGTGATACAGTTACCACATTAACCGATACCATAAATATTTATGGAAAAGTGATTGATGAAAAAGGTGAAGCCTTAGTTGGTGCTAATATTATCTCCAGAACTGTAGATGAAAAATATAATAACAGGACAGCAAAAACGGATATCAATGGCTTTTTTTTTCTAAAAGGCATCAAACCGATTGATACATTAATATTTTATTATGGTATAGATGATAAAATCATTATAAATAAGGGCAGTAGGTATTTATTAGTAAAAATTGTAAGTCAAACAAGAACATATAAAGTTGGAGAAGAGCTTTCCATTTCGGCTAAAAAACAATCTTCAAATCCAAAACTTCTAATTAAGAGAATTGTAAAGGAACCTACGTCTTATTTCGATGGAGTTTATAGTCCAATTCCAGCATTATACAATCACGGTATGAATAAGTTATATCAATTTTTAAATAATGCTATGGTATATCCTAAAGCGGCTATCGAAAATAATATTGAAGGAGTAGTTGAAGTTGAATTTACTATTGATGAGGATGGGTCCGCTAAAGATTTTTTAATTATAAGGGATATAGGTTATGGGTGCTCAGTAGAAGTGGTAAGAGTTCTCAAAACGATGAAAAAGTGGATTCCAGCTATGAATGAAGGTAAATATTATCCGCAACGAATTTCATTGGAAATACCCTTCAAATTAATAAAATAA
- a CDS encoding DUF721 domain-containing protein: protein MRKPNDISLKDAITKMLSVYRLRGKYDETGIVVHWPELMGTAVANRTTQIYVSQGKLFVRIESSVIKNELLMVRTGIIDKLNERAGSKVISEIVFL from the coding sequence ATGCGTAAACCAAACGACATATCATTAAAAGATGCGATAACAAAAATGTTATCGGTTTATCGTTTGCGTGGTAAATATGATGAAACTGGAATTGTGGTACACTGGCCAGAATTAATGGGTACAGCAGTGGCAAATAGAACAACTCAAATTTATGTTAGTCAGGGCAAATTATTTGTTCGCATCGAATCATCAGTTATTAAAAACGAATTATTGATGGTGCGAACTGGAATAATTGATAAGTTAAATGAACGAGCAGGTTCTAAAGTGATTTCGGAGATTGTTTTTCTGTAA
- a CDS encoding nucleoside-diphosphate kinase, protein MSTNRTFTMIKPDGVANGHIGAIINDITAAGFKIIALKYTKLTPEQAGEFYAVHSARPFYNDLVSFMSSGPIVAAILEKDNAIEEFRTLIGATNPAEAAEGTIRQKYAKSIDANAVHGSDSDENAQIEGDFFFTADERF, encoded by the coding sequence ATGAGTACAAATAGAACATTTACAATGATTAAGCCTGATGGTGTTGCAAACGGGCACATTGGCGCTATCATAAACGACATCACTGCAGCTGGTTTTAAAATCATCGCTTTGAAATACACAAAATTAACGCCAGAACAAGCTGGTGAATTTTATGCAGTTCACAGTGCTCGTCCTTTTTATAATGATTTAGTGAGCTTTATGTCTTCTGGACCTATAGTTGCGGCTATTTTAGAAAAAGACAACGCTATTGAAGAATTTAGAACTTTAATTGGTGCAACTAACCCTGCTGAAGCTGCTGAAGGAACTATCCGTCAGAAATATGCAAAATCTATTGATGCAAATGCAGTTCACGGTTCTGATTCTGATGAAAATGCTCAAATTGAAGGAGATTTCTTCTTTACTGCTGACGAACGTTTCTAA
- a CDS encoding tetratricopeptide repeat protein, protein MSTTDTTTTQPVRKGTFLEENGKSLLFIAVAILALGAIALYYFASYLPSRADEAAAKMFKSEQYVGVDSLANKAINGEGGNYGLEKIAEEYDNTKSANLANLYLGGIYLRKGEYKKATEALGKYTATGSPVADPLALGLLGDAYSELKDYKQAATYYKKAADKASNKFTSPMFLKKLGLVNETLKDFKGAEEAYEKIKSQYPDSQEATMIDEYLARVQAQTN, encoded by the coding sequence ATGTCTACAACAGATACTACAACAACACAACCAGTGAGAAAAGGAACTTTCCTTGAGGAGAACGGTAAAAGTTTGTTATTTATAGCAGTAGCTATACTTGCTTTAGGAGCAATTGCTCTATATTATTTCGCGTCTTATTTGCCAAGCAGAGCAGATGAAGCAGCTGCTAAAATGTTCAAATCAGAGCAATATGTAGGTGTAGATTCTTTAGCTAACAAAGCAATTAATGGCGAAGGTGGCAATTATGGTTTAGAAAAAATTGCTGAAGAATATGACAATACTAAATCTGCTAACTTAGCTAACCTTTATTTAGGCGGTATTTATTTACGTAAAGGCGAGTACAAAAAAGCTACTGAGGCATTAGGTAAATATACAGCTACTGGCAGTCCGGTTGCAGACCCATTGGCTTTAGGCTTATTAGGCGATGCTTATAGTGAATTAAAAGACTACAAACAAGCAGCTACTTATTACAAAAAAGCAGCTGATAAAGCGAGCAACAAATTTACTTCTCCAATGTTCCTTAAAAAATTAGGTTTAGTGAATGAAACTTTAAAAGATTTTAAAGGTGCTGAAGAAGCTTATGAAAAAATCAAATCTCAATATCCAGATAGCCAAGAGGCAACAATGATAGATGAGTATCTAGCTCGCGTACAAGCACAAACAAACTAA
- a CDS encoding M23 family metallopeptidase, with protein MNKWKLLFIIPITYIICTIVVNVIGVNRELIIPVKAASSKNWDLKSYWYYPWGVSGIHKGIDIFAPQRTPILSPVNGFITSSGYSNNGGNYVNIISADFRLYYFAHLNTSGISQFRFVKKGQQIGAVGNSGNAVSKPYHLHFSVFSFIPILLIR; from the coding sequence ATGAATAAATGGAAGCTACTTTTTATAATTCCTATAACCTATATCATTTGCACAATTGTTGTTAACGTAATTGGGGTAAATAGAGAACTAATTATCCCTGTTAAAGCTGCAAGTTCTAAAAATTGGGATCTAAAAAGTTATTGGTACTACCCATGGGGTGTTTCAGGAATTCATAAAGGCATTGATATTTTTGCGCCACAGAGAACCCCAATCTTAAGCCCTGTAAATGGTTTCATTACTTCTTCTGGTTATAGTAATAATGGTGGAAATTATGTTAATATTATAAGTGCAGACTTTCGGTTGTATTATTTTGCACACCTAAATACATCAGGAATTAGTCAATTTAGATTCGTTAAAAAGGGACAGCAGATTGGGGCGGTTGGAAATTCTGGAAACGCAGTTAGTAAACCATATCATCTACATTTTTCTGTTTTTTCTTTTATTCCAATACTGTTAATTCGTTAA
- a CDS encoding FKBP-type peptidyl-prolyl cis-trans isomerase → MKRILLTGMIAVAGLTVNAQTVAKKTTTVKKPTTAVKSVSKVVANKVPLFKNTLDSASYALGINVGSSFQSGGLKTINYELFNKGLRDVFSKANPTLSQQQCQEVINNLFTSFSKQKEEEDKQKYMPNVNAGNQFLAANKVKPGIKTTASGLQYEVITQGAGAKPGATDQVTVNYKGTLLNGTEFDSSYKRNEPATFGLNQVISGWTEGLQLMQEGSKYRFFVPYNLGYGGRATPDGSIPPFSTLIFEVELIKVGQ, encoded by the coding sequence ATGAAAAGAATATTATTAACAGGAATGATAGCTGTAGCGGGTTTGACCGTAAATGCCCAAACAGTTGCTAAAAAAACTACAACAGTAAAAAAACCTACAACTGCCGTAAAAAGCGTATCGAAGGTTGTTGCGAATAAAGTTCCATTATTTAAAAACACTTTAGATTCGGCAAGTTATGCATTAGGGATAAATGTAGGTAGCAGCTTTCAATCAGGTGGTTTAAAAACCATAAACTATGAATTATTTAATAAAGGATTACGTGATGTTTTCTCAAAAGCTAACCCAACATTAAGCCAACAACAATGTCAAGAAGTTATCAATAATCTTTTCACCAGTTTTAGCAAACAAAAAGAAGAAGAAGACAAGCAAAAATACATGCCAAATGTTAATGCTGGCAATCAATTCTTAGCAGCAAACAAGGTAAAACCAGGCATTAAAACAACCGCAAGTGGTTTGCAATATGAAGTTATTACACAAGGAGCAGGCGCAAAACCTGGCGCAACAGACCAAGTTACTGTAAATTATAAAGGCACTTTATTAAATGGAACTGAATTTGACAGTTCTTACAAAAGAAATGAGCCTGCAACATTTGGTTTAAATCAAGTTATTTCTGGTTGGACAGAAGGTTTACAGTTAATGCAAGAAGGATCAAAATATCGTTTCTTTGTACCTTATAATTTAGGTTATGGCGGTAGAGCTACTCCAGATGGCAGCATTCCTCCGTTTAGCACTTTAATATTTGAAGTAGAATTAATCAAGGTAGGTCAATAA
- a CDS encoding malate:quinone oxidoreductase, producing MSKKKKTVVETDADVILIGAGIMSATLGLLLKELDPSLSIEIYERLDIAAAESSDAWNNAGTGHSAFCELNYTPQKKDGSVDIKKAVQIAESFEVSKQFWAYFVEKNILSDPYLFIRNIPHLSFVWGKKNVEFLKTRFTSLQQCNLFKDMEYTEESAVIQEWSPLVMEGRSKKDKVAATKMDLGTDVNFGSLTREMFSYLSKQSNVTLHFNHEIRELDKVDNGDWKVTVKDLESRKKRNRCAKFVFIGAGGGSLPLLEKSDIPEGKGFGGFPVSGQWLKCTNEEVIARHHAKVYGKAAVGAPPMSVPHLDTRIINGKQALLFGPYAGFSTKFLKNGSFLDLPLSIKFNNIRPMVSAGLKNIDLTKYLIEQIRQSPEDRFEALKEYLPSAEFKDWELEYAGQRVQVIKKKKSGGGILEFGTEVVSAADGSIAALLGASPGASTAVSIMLDLLDRCFKDQLQTPEWQAKIKAMIPTYGQNLAENNELCEQTRKHTSAVLKLNSLVES from the coding sequence ATGAGCAAAAAGAAAAAGACGGTTGTTGAAACCGACGCAGATGTTATTTTAATTGGTGCTGGTATCATGAGCGCCACTTTAGGTTTACTTTTAAAAGAATTAGATCCAAGTTTAAGCATTGAGATTTACGAGCGCTTAGATATTGCGGCGGCCGAAAGTTCTGATGCTTGGAACAATGCAGGTACTGGTCACTCGGCATTTTGCGAATTAAACTACACACCGCAAAAGAAAGATGGTTCTGTAGATATTAAAAAAGCAGTTCAAATTGCTGAATCTTTTGAAGTGTCTAAACAGTTTTGGGCTTATTTTGTAGAGAAAAATATCCTTTCTGACCCTTATCTTTTTATTAGAAATATTCCTCACCTAAGCTTTGTTTGGGGCAAAAAAAATGTGGAGTTCCTTAAAACAAGATTTACTTCTTTGCAGCAATGTAATTTGTTCAAGGATATGGAATATACAGAGGAATCAGCTGTTATTCAGGAATGGTCGCCTTTGGTGATGGAAGGCAGGTCTAAAAAGGATAAAGTTGCCGCAACAAAAATGGATTTAGGTACCGATGTAAATTTCGGTTCTCTTACCCGTGAAATGTTTAGCTATTTGAGCAAACAATCAAATGTAACCTTGCACTTTAATCACGAAATACGTGAGTTAGATAAAGTGGATAATGGAGATTGGAAAGTAACCGTTAAGGATTTAGAATCTAGAAAGAAACGTAATCGCTGCGCTAAGTTTGTATTTATTGGCGCTGGCGGCGGTTCATTACCTTTATTAGAGAAATCTGATATCCCAGAGGGAAAAGGTTTTGGTGGTTTCCCTGTTAGTGGGCAATGGTTAAAATGTACAAATGAAGAAGTAATTGCTCGTCACCACGCAAAGGTATATGGAAAAGCAGCCGTAGGTGCTCCACCAATGTCTGTTCCCCATTTAGATACGAGAATTATCAACGGCAAACAAGCTTTGTTATTTGGTCCGTATGCAGGTTTCTCTACTAAGTTCTTAAAAAATGGATCGTTTCTAGATTTACCATTATCTATTAAATTCAATAATATCCGTCCAATGGTTTCTGCTGGACTAAAAAATATCGATTTAACAAAGTATTTGATTGAGCAAATTCGCCAATCGCCTGAAGATAGATTTGAGGCTTTAAAAGAATACCTGCCAAGTGCAGAATTTAAGGATTGGGAATTAGAGTACGCTGGACAAAGAGTACAGGTGATTAAAAAGAAAAAAAGCGGGGGAGGAATTTTAGAATTTGGGACAGAGGTAGTTAGTGCTGCTGATGGTTCAATTGCTGCTTTGTTAGGCGCTTCACCAGGTGCATCAACTGCGGTTTCTATCATGCTAGATTTATTAGACCGTTGCTTTAAAGACCAATTGCAAACTCCAGAGTGGCAGGCTAAAATAAAAGCGATGATACCGACCTACGGCCAAAATTTAGCAGAGAATAATGAGCTTTGTGAGCAAACTAGAAAACATACATCAGCTGTACTAAAATTAAATAGCTTGGTAGAAAGTTAA
- the recF gene encoding DNA replication/repair protein RecF (All proteins in this family for which functions are known are DNA-binding proteins that assist the filamentation of RecA onto DNA for the initiation of recombination or recombinational repair.), whose translation MWLKNITLLNFKNYSSAELTFAKTVNAFVGNNGAGKTNLLDAIHYLCLCKSYFNPIDSQQIKTNEDLFLIQGDFDRKEKNEKITCGLKRNQKKSFKRNKKEYDKLANHIGLFPLVMISPYDVNLIMDGSEERRRFIDNVISQTDANYLDELIIYNKHLLNRNALLKQVAATRKLDVTLLQILDEQLILSGNKIYEKRKQFLSDFIPLFNKHYSYITDDAEQVSLNYQSQLNEQSFDSLLANSIEKDRVLERTTTGIHKDELLFTIGDMPLKKFGSQGQQKSFLIALKLAQYSYLQKFKGFKPLLLLDDIFDKLDDLRVHKLMEMVSHHDFGQLFITDTGKERVLSVFNEIKVDVTLFEVDNGIIKHA comes from the coding sequence ATGTGGTTAAAAAACATTACTCTTCTCAACTTTAAAAATTACTCATCTGCAGAGCTAACTTTTGCAAAAACAGTAAATGCTTTTGTAGGAAATAACGGCGCTGGCAAGACCAATTTGCTTGATGCTATACATTATTTATGCCTGTGCAAGAGTTATTTTAATCCGATAGATAGTCAGCAAATTAAAACAAATGAAGACCTTTTTTTAATACAAGGTGATTTTGACCGAAAAGAAAAAAACGAAAAGATAACCTGTGGTTTAAAACGAAATCAGAAAAAGAGTTTTAAACGAAATAAAAAAGAGTACGATAAATTGGCAAATCATATCGGGCTTTTCCCGTTGGTGATGATTTCTCCATATGATGTGAATTTAATCATGGATGGGAGTGAAGAACGTAGAAGGTTTATTGATAATGTAATTTCACAAACAGACGCCAATTATTTGGATGAGCTCATTATTTATAATAAACATCTTTTAAATAGAAATGCTTTGCTAAAACAAGTTGCAGCAACAAGAAAGTTAGATGTAACATTATTGCAAATCTTAGATGAGCAATTGATTTTGTCAGGAAATAAAATTTATGAGAAGAGAAAACAATTCTTGTCTGATTTTATTCCACTTTTTAATAAACACTACAGTTATATCACAGATGATGCTGAACAAGTTTCTTTAAACTATCAATCTCAATTAAATGAGCAATCTTTTGATAGTTTATTAGCCAATTCTATAGAAAAAGATAGGGTTTTAGAAAGAACTACAACTGGTATTCATAAAGATGAACTTTTGTTTACCATCGGCGATATGCCTTTGAAAAAGTTCGGCTCTCAAGGACAGCAAAAATCATTTTTAATAGCATTAAAACTTGCTCAGTATAGCTATTTGCAAAAATTTAAGGGATTTAAACCTTTGTTATTATTGGATGATATTTTTGATAAATTGGATGATTTGCGAGTACATAAATTAATGGAAATGGTTTCTCATCATGACTTTGGGCAGCTATTTATTACTGATACTGGAAAAGAAAGAGTGCTTTCTGTTTTTAATGAAATTAAAGTTGATGTAACTTTGTTTGAAGTTGACAATGGAATAATTAAACATGCGTAA